A section of the Bacillus sp. HSf4 genome encodes:
- a CDS encoding SDR family oxidoreductase, which translates to MQKVLIAGASGYLGKYLVRAFKEQGYFVRAIVRNEQKLAVAGPYLEPAVADLIDEVLIADAAEANSLRGACNGMDIVCSSLGLTRQKGSQTFYDVDYLGNLQLLEEAKKERVSKLMYIHVLKGEKMKNPLVKAKQAFAEKLKNSGMNYIIVKPTGYFSDMSELLKMAENGRVFLIGDGKQKINPIHGADLADYCVRSIPTHDRAELEVGGPQIYEYREAAALAFAIIQKKKRLFHVPAGLLSASLPFLRIFSPKQYGLFKFFLEGLTQDAVAPAYGTRELKTYFKEIAAHGHEKR; encoded by the coding sequence ATGCAAAAGGTATTAATCGCCGGCGCTTCCGGGTATCTCGGTAAATATTTGGTCAGAGCTTTTAAAGAGCAAGGATATTTTGTGCGGGCAATCGTACGAAATGAACAAAAACTGGCTGTCGCCGGTCCGTATTTAGAGCCGGCAGTCGCTGATTTGATCGACGAAGTGCTGATAGCGGATGCGGCGGAAGCAAATTCATTAAGAGGGGCCTGTAACGGAATGGATATTGTCTGTTCATCCCTTGGATTAACCCGGCAGAAGGGGAGTCAGACTTTTTATGATGTGGATTATTTGGGGAACCTCCAGCTGCTTGAAGAAGCGAAAAAGGAGCGCGTCAGCAAGTTGATGTACATCCATGTTTTGAAAGGTGAAAAAATGAAAAATCCGCTCGTCAAAGCCAAACAAGCTTTTGCAGAGAAACTGAAAAATTCCGGAATGAATTACATCATCGTAAAGCCGACGGGTTACTTTTCGGATATGAGTGAGTTATTGAAAATGGCGGAAAACGGCAGGGTATTTTTAATCGGCGATGGAAAGCAGAAGATCAATCCAATCCACGGTGCTGATCTTGCCGACTACTGCGTCCGTTCCATTCCAACGCATGACAGAGCAGAGCTTGAGGTTGGCGGCCCGCAGATTTACGAATACAGGGAAGCTGCAGCGCTTGCATTTGCGATCATACAAAAAAAGAAGCGGCTGTTTCATGTCCCTGCTGGGCTCTTATCGGCTTCGCTTCCGTTTTTGCGTATATTCAGTCCGAAACAATACGGCTTATTCAAATTCTTTCTCGAAGGATTGACACAGGATGCTGTTGCACCTGCCTACGGAACCCGTGAATTAAAGACTTATTTCAAGGAGATTGCCGCACATGGCCACGAAAAAAGGTGA
- a CDS encoding MFS transporter, with translation MSDSRSQSIWKEKNFILIWTSQAAQSVGSIMMTVFVMVEIYKKTDSVFGSSLILALSSLGGFSGGALASLYIQRFKLDHIVSLANWFRAVTALFIGLCLSFGSPVQLMYPLLFLQSFIGSWYTPALSGLLYRAIEKRDYAAASGSIVTVNQFIQAAGWGIGGSLSAFLYTSLLVSITAGLFFVSGFLIRLLDKRAAPVAQNRKRPVHSGWRTLYKNKTVLLLTAMDLAEGLANAVWTSAILLAFTTAVLNKGESWWGFINAGYFLGAILGGVLVMLFSSRLQKRLGLMIALGALSMAMMTLLFAYSANPLLSVILCMLMGPLYQVRDVSQTVILQHSLTDEERAPLVAAQNTILTSWSILTVAFMGALADLTGVQNVYIFAAVMYLATAVLTLSAQPLRTYGRTVLHQSKEEKEI, from the coding sequence ATGAGCGATTCACGGAGTCAATCAATCTGGAAGGAAAAAAACTTTATTTTGATTTGGACGTCACAAGCTGCACAGTCTGTAGGGAGTATCATGATGACGGTATTCGTCATGGTCGAGATCTATAAAAAAACAGATTCTGTCTTCGGCTCAAGCCTGATCTTGGCGCTGAGCTCTCTCGGCGGTTTCTCCGGCGGGGCGCTGGCCTCGCTTTATATCCAGCGATTCAAGCTTGATCACATTGTATCACTTGCAAACTGGTTCAGAGCCGTCACCGCATTATTCATCGGGTTGTGTTTGTCATTCGGATCACCGGTCCAGCTCATGTATCCTCTATTATTTTTGCAAAGCTTCATCGGCTCCTGGTATACACCTGCTCTGTCCGGTTTATTATATCGAGCGATCGAAAAGCGGGATTATGCTGCAGCCTCCGGGAGCATTGTCACCGTCAATCAGTTCATTCAAGCGGCCGGCTGGGGAATTGGCGGTTCTTTATCCGCTTTTCTCTATACAAGCTTATTGGTATCCATCACCGCAGGGCTCTTTTTTGTGTCCGGGTTTTTGATTCGTTTGCTGGATAAAAGAGCAGCTCCTGTGGCCCAAAACCGAAAACGGCCTGTTCATTCCGGCTGGCGCACATTATACAAAAACAAAACCGTGCTGCTTTTGACGGCAATGGATCTCGCAGAAGGATTGGCAAATGCCGTTTGGACTTCCGCCATTTTACTCGCTTTTACAACGGCCGTTCTCAATAAAGGAGAATCGTGGTGGGGTTTCATCAATGCCGGCTATTTTCTAGGAGCGATATTGGGAGGCGTTCTGGTGATGCTGTTTTCAAGCCGGCTGCAAAAAAGGTTGGGCTTGATGATTGCCCTTGGCGCCCTTTCGATGGCCATGATGACGCTTTTGTTCGCCTATTCGGCCAATCCTTTGCTTTCCGTCATCCTTTGTATGTTAATGGGACCGCTTTATCAAGTGAGGGATGTCAGTCAAACGGTTATCCTGCAACATTCTTTGACAGATGAAGAAAGAGCGCCGCTCGTCGCAGCCCAAAATACCATTCTGACGTCATGGTCTATCTTAACGGTCGCTTTCATGGGCGCTCTGGCCGATTTGACCGGTGTGCAGAACGTCTATATCTTTGCCGCTGTCATGTATCTGGCAACAGCCGTTCTGACATTGTCGGCACAGCCATTAAGAACTTATGGACGGACCGTTTTACATCAGTCCAAGGAGGAGAAAGAAATATGA
- a CDS encoding GNAT family protein → MLKGCKVYLRPLEKDDMESFYKAAQDEKIRYMTGTRHAFTMDELYEHYERITHDDTRYDFAICQNTGDQIVGDLSILDIDSPSQKAGFRIALHSPAYFNRGFGTEAVRLAMQFAFEKLKLNRLQLEVFSHNSRAIKAYERAGFKKEGTIRQSLYINNQYSDEIIMGMLKLEYEQLKNS, encoded by the coding sequence GTGTTAAAGGGCTGCAAGGTTTATCTCAGACCGCTTGAAAAAGATGATATGGAAAGCTTTTACAAGGCCGCGCAAGATGAAAAAATCAGATATATGACCGGGACCAGACATGCATTCACAATGGATGAGCTCTATGAGCACTACGAGCGGATCACACATGATGATACACGCTATGATTTTGCCATCTGCCAAAACACAGGTGACCAAATCGTTGGTGACCTGTCCATTCTGGACATCGACAGCCCCAGCCAAAAAGCGGGATTTAGAATCGCTTTGCACAGCCCTGCTTATTTCAATAGAGGCTTTGGGACTGAAGCGGTCAGGCTGGCGATGCAGTTCGCTTTTGAAAAGCTGAAACTGAACCGCCTCCAGCTCGAAGTTTTCTCGCATAACAGCCGCGCAATCAAAGCCTATGAAAGAGCCGGTTTTAAAAAAGAAGGGACGATCAGGCAATCCCTTTATATAAACAACCAATACTCAGATGAAATCATTATGGGGATGTTGAAGCTGGAATATGAACAATTGAAGAACAGCTAA
- a CDS encoding cytidine deaminase, whose amino-acid sequence MNIERQLYESAVELIKKRYPAGWGGAAAMYTEDGRILTSVAPEVINASTELCIETGAILEAHKLNTKVTHSICVVRDDENSDFKILTPCGVCQERLFYWGPDLKAAVTVPDGSLVYQSLKEIQPYHWSGAYQE is encoded by the coding sequence ATGAATATTGAACGTCAGCTTTATGAAAGCGCCGTTGAGCTTATCAAAAAAAGATATCCTGCCGGATGGGGAGGAGCCGCGGCAATGTATACTGAAGATGGGAGGATCCTAACGAGTGTTGCTCCGGAGGTCATCAATGCATCAACAGAGCTTTGCATTGAAACCGGAGCAATCCTTGAGGCCCATAAACTCAATACAAAAGTTACACATTCAATTTGTGTTGTCAGAGATGATGAAAATAGCGATTTTAAAATATTAACGCCGTGCGGGGTGTGCCAGGAACGTCTTTTTTACTGGGGCCCGGATCTTAAAGCAGCCGTTACTGTGCCGGATGGAAGCCTGGTTTATCAATCATTAAAGGAGATTCAGCCCTACCATTGGTCAGGTGCATATCAAGAATAG
- a CDS encoding aldo/keto reductase, producing MKKRKLGRLEVSAIGLGCMSMSEFYGKADRGESISTIHKALDCGVNFFDTADIYGMGDNEKLLGKALKNRRKEAIVATKFGVVRDQQGRAAGLNGNPDYVKKSVDESLLRLGMEYIDLYYLHIPDPDVPIEETVGAMADLVKEGKVRFLGLSNIDQERLVRANKVHQMTALQSEYSLWNRDVEAVLPAARKLGIGIVAYSPLGNGFLTGKIRQIDDFSADDIRRRFSRFQGENFHKNLQLLTVLEKIAFHQNASPSQIALAWVLAQGNDIVPIPGTKRRKYLIENSGAVDITLTQKDLEQINKTANRFFVKSEL from the coding sequence ATGAAAAAACGAAAATTAGGCCGGTTAGAGGTATCTGCTATTGGGCTCGGCTGTATGAGCATGTCCGAATTTTACGGAAAAGCGGATCGCGGCGAATCGATCTCAACTATTCATAAGGCGCTTGATTGCGGCGTGAATTTCTTCGATACTGCTGATATTTACGGCATGGGCGACAATGAAAAACTATTGGGCAAAGCATTGAAAAATCGGCGAAAAGAAGCGATTGTCGCCACCAAATTCGGAGTTGTCCGCGATCAGCAAGGGAGAGCGGCGGGGCTGAATGGAAACCCCGATTACGTAAAAAAATCCGTTGATGAAAGCCTGCTGAGGCTTGGCATGGAATACATCGACTTATATTATCTGCACATTCCTGACCCGGATGTGCCTATAGAAGAAACAGTCGGAGCGATGGCGGACCTTGTCAAAGAAGGGAAAGTCCGCTTCCTCGGTCTTTCGAATATAGATCAAGAACGCTTGGTTCGCGCCAATAAAGTCCATCAGATGACAGCGCTGCAGTCAGAATATTCATTGTGGAACCGTGATGTGGAGGCGGTGCTGCCTGCAGCACGGAAGCTGGGTATTGGCATTGTCGCCTACAGTCCGCTTGGAAATGGTTTTTTAACAGGAAAAATCAGACAGATTGACGATTTTTCCGCCGATGATATCAGGCGGCGATTCTCCAGGTTTCAAGGGGAGAACTTTCATAAAAACCTTCAGTTATTGACAGTGCTTGAGAAGATTGCCTTTCATCAAAACGCATCACCTTCTCAAATTGCGCTCGCCTGGGTATTGGCTCAAGGAAACGATATTGTCCCGATTCCCGGAACGAAAAGACGAAAATATCTTATTGAAAACAGCGGGGCTGTTGACATCACATTAACACAAAAAGACCTTGAACAAATCAATAAGACTGCCAATCGATTCTTTGTCAAAAGTGAGCTTTAG